In Magnetovibrio sp., the following are encoded in one genomic region:
- a CDS encoding carbonic anhydrase gives MTPILNKLIFGFTFFRERYFSERKDLYRRLVREGQKPKVVMIACADSRVDPAIVLQTDPGDVFAIRNVANLVPPYEEDENGEISYHGTSAALEFAVEQLGVEHVVVFGHAHCSGVKAMIHGQEGNKVAGRFVGAWTSIVDKAYEHAKAADPHIEGEDLDRACERHAVLVSLDNLMTFPFIRERVEAGTLQIHGWYLDIAEGELSSYDANEKRFTPLM, from the coding sequence ATGACCCCCATCCTCAACAAACTCATTTTCGGCTTCACGTTTTTCCGCGAACGTTACTTTTCCGAACGCAAGGACCTCTACCGCCGCTTGGTGCGCGAAGGCCAAAAGCCCAAGGTGGTGATGATCGCGTGCGCCGATTCGCGGGTCGACCCGGCGATCGTGCTGCAAACCGATCCCGGCGACGTCTTCGCCATTCGCAACGTCGCCAATCTGGTGCCGCCCTACGAAGAAGACGAAAACGGCGAAATCTCCTATCACGGCACCTCGGCGGCGTTGGAATTTGCCGTTGAACAATTGGGCGTCGAGCACGTGGTGGTGTTCGGCCACGCCCACTGTTCAGGCGTCAAAGCCATGATTCACGGCCAAGAAGGCAACAAGGTCGCGGGCCGCTTTGTCGGTGCGTGGACCAGCATCGTCGACAAGGCTTACGAGCACGCCAAGGCCGCCGACCCGCACATCGAGGGCGAGGATTTGGACCGGGCCTGCGAACGCCATGCGGTGCTGGTGTCGCTCGACAACCTCATGACCTTCCCGTTCATCCGCGAACGGGTCGAGGCCGGAACGTTGCAAATTCACGGCTGGTACCTCGACATCGCCGAGGGTGAACTGTCCAGCTACGACGCCAACGAAAAGCGTTTCACGCCGTTGATGTAA
- a CDS encoding glycosyltransferase family 4 protein, translating into MSITQNHTILNPAAKRAPDTGTVGGGENPSQKPPVTILQVLPALGGSGGVERGTVEIAGCISAQGWGSLVASNGGERVYQLQRAGADHFQLPLHSKNPLTIYANISKLEKLIKEQGVDIVHARSRAPAWSAYYACQRTGTAFVTTFHGTYSVGTALKRFYNSIMTRGDRVIAISKFIAGHLKQMYGAPGDKIRIIHRGVDLDSFNAGLVSAERVVKLSQTWRLEDGYPVVMLPGRLTRWKGQAVFIEAIAALGRNDIRCVLVGSDQGRTGYRKELERLIEQNGLSSVVRIFDHCDDMPAAYMMADVVVSASTDPEAFGRVVIEAQALGRPVVAPDHGGACETIIEGQTGWLFPPGDKAALAEALRSALSLDEDGRRAFAERALTSVREHFSKDAMCEKTLNVYREVLRERGRDV; encoded by the coding sequence ATGAGCATTACGCAGAACCATACCATTCTTAACCCGGCCGCCAAACGCGCACCGGACACGGGAACCGTTGGCGGCGGGGAAAATCCGTCTCAAAAGCCGCCGGTGACCATTTTGCAGGTGCTGCCCGCACTCGGCGGCAGCGGCGGGGTGGAACGCGGCACGGTGGAAATCGCTGGCTGCATTTCGGCGCAAGGCTGGGGCTCTTTGGTGGCGTCCAACGGCGGCGAGCGGGTTTATCAGCTGCAACGCGCGGGCGCGGATCATTTCCAACTGCCGCTGCATTCTAAAAATCCGCTGACCATCTATGCCAACATTTCCAAGTTGGAAAAGCTGATCAAGGAACAGGGTGTGGACATCGTGCACGCCCGTTCGCGGGCCCCCGCGTGGAGCGCCTATTACGCCTGCCAACGTACCGGCACGGCGTTCGTCACCACCTTTCACGGCACCTATTCCGTCGGCACGGCCTTGAAAAGGTTCTACAATTCGATCATGACCCGGGGTGACCGGGTGATCGCCATTTCCAAGTTCATCGCCGGACATTTGAAGCAGATGTACGGCGCGCCGGGCGACAAGATCCGCATTATTCATCGCGGCGTCGATCTGGACAGCTTCAACGCTGGGCTGGTCAGTGCCGAGCGGGTGGTCAAGTTGTCGCAAACGTGGCGTCTGGAAGACGGTTATCCGGTGGTGATGTTGCCCGGGCGTCTGACCCGCTGGAAAGGCCAGGCGGTGTTCATCGAAGCGATCGCGGCGCTGGGGCGCAACGACATACGTTGCGTGCTGGTGGGTTCCGACCAGGGCCGCACCGGTTACCGCAAGGAATTGGAACGCCTGATCGAACAAAACGGCCTCAGTTCGGTGGTGCGCATTTTCGACCACTGCGACGACATGCCCGCCGCTTACATGATGGCCGACGTGGTGGTTTCGGCCTCGACCGATCCCGAAGCGTTCGGCCGCGTGGTGATCGAGGCCCAGGCCCTGGGCCGTCCGGTGGTGGCCCCCGATCATGGCGGGGCGTGCGAAACCATCATCGAGGGACAGACCGGCTGGTTGTTTCCCCCTGGCGACAAGGCGGCGTTGGCCGAAGCGTTGCGGTCGGCGTTGAGCCTGGATGAAGACGGCCGCCGCGCCTTTGCCGAGCGCGCGTTGACGAGCGTGCGCGAACATTTTTCCAAGGACGCGATGTGCGAAAAGACCCTCAACGTCTATCGCGAGGTGCTGCGCGAACGCGGCAGGGACGTGTAA
- a CDS encoding tetratricopeptide repeat protein has protein sequence MMRTTQATTLLGVGATMFMLAIGAAHGETTAEAQNRYHACMGKAKVSPEAAFDDATQWEGLGGGLPARHCALAALMEIGHYGEAAQGLEKLADAVHAGAAFKAQVLVQSARAWVAAGDPKRAAAVADTALNLAPNDTHAFLIRAQALALQGAYWEAADDLSRVIYSDPENVEALVMRGAAYRQLDALDLALDDLNRALALNPNHPEGLLERGIVHRLSLRKSAARTDWNRVIEHAPSSQAAEAAGANLHALDSGVE, from the coding sequence ATGATGCGCACAACACAAGCCACAACCCTGCTCGGCGTCGGCGCGACGATGTTCATGCTTGCCATCGGCGCCGCGCATGGCGAAACCACCGCCGAGGCGCAAAACCGTTATCACGCCTGCATGGGCAAAGCGAAAGTCAGCCCCGAGGCGGCATTCGACGACGCCACCCAATGGGAAGGGCTGGGCGGGGGTTTGCCCGCACGACATTGCGCCTTGGCCGCCTTGATGGAAATCGGCCACTACGGCGAGGCTGCGCAAGGGCTGGAAAAGCTCGCCGACGCGGTCCATGCCGGTGCGGCCTTCAAGGCGCAAGTTTTGGTGCAAAGCGCGCGCGCGTGGGTGGCTGCGGGCGATCCAAAACGCGCCGCCGCCGTGGCGGATACAGCGCTGAACCTGGCCCCCAACGACACCCATGCGTTTCTCATCCGCGCCCAGGCCCTGGCCTTGCAAGGCGCCTATTGGGAAGCCGCTGACGACCTCAGCCGGGTGATTTATTCCGATCCCGAAAACGTCGAAGCGTTGGTGATGCGCGGCGCGGCGTATCGTCAGTTGGACGCCCTGGATCTGGCGCTCGACGACTTGAACCGCGCCTTGGCGTTGAACCCCAACCACCCCGAAGGGCTGCTGGAACGGGGCATCGTGCACCGTCTGTCCTTGCGCAAAAGCGCGGCGCGAACCGACTGGAACCGGGTGATCGAACACGCCCCCTCGTCGCAAGCGGCAGAGGCCGCCGGCGCCAATCTGCACGCCCTGGATTCGGGTGTCGAGTAA
- a CDS encoding alpha/beta hydrolase, which yields MQAPTSNGPNSAPQIVTREDGATIAYHFTPGKNRDKPTGVMFLGGFKSDMEGSKALALESWCQDQGRAFLRFDYTGHGKSSGAFVDGTIGQWAADAMYALDHLTEGPQVLVGSSMGGWLMLLVARERPERLRGLVGLASAPDFTEDLMWNELNDAQRAELDREGHVALPSDYDPLNPYIITKALIEDGKNHLLLRDPLNIQVPVRLIQGMQDRDVPWATALKLQDALVTDDVEIQFVKNGDHRLSETADLRRLTRTLGNLLNDLENPDRETA from the coding sequence ATGCAAGCCCCAACTTCCAATGGCCCCAACTCAGCACCGCAAATCGTCACCCGTGAAGACGGCGCGACGATCGCCTACCACTTCACTCCCGGCAAGAATCGCGACAAGCCGACCGGGGTGATGTTTCTCGGCGGGTTCAAGTCCGACATGGAAGGCAGCAAGGCGCTGGCGCTGGAATCGTGGTGCCAAGACCAAGGCCGGGCCTTTTTGCGGTTCGACTACACCGGGCATGGAAAATCGTCGGGCGCGTTCGTCGACGGCACCATCGGCCAGTGGGCCGCCGATGCAATGTATGCTTTGGATCATCTCACCGAAGGCCCGCAAGTTCTGGTCGGCAGCTCGATGGGCGGCTGGCTGATGTTGCTGGTGGCGCGCGAGCGCCCGGAACGGCTGAGGGGTCTGGTCGGTTTGGCCAGCGCGCCGGACTTCACCGAAGACTTGATGTGGAACGAGCTCAACGACGCGCAGCGTGCTGAATTGGACCGCGAAGGTCACGTCGCCCTGCCCAGCGATTACGATCCGCTCAACCCCTACATCATCACCAAAGCCTTGATCGAAGACGGCAAGAACCATCTTTTGCTGCGCGACCCGCTCAATATTCAGGTGCCGGTGCGTTTGATTCAGGGTATGCAGGACCGCGACGTGCCTTGGGCGACGGCGCTCAAGCTGCAAGATGCCTTGGTCACGGACGATGTGGAGATCCAGTTCGTCAAGAACGGCGATCACCGCCTGTCGGAGACCGCCGACCTCAGGCGGCTGACGCGCACGCTGGGCAACCTGTTGAACGACCTTGAGAATCCGGATAGAGAGACGGCATGA
- a CDS encoding glycosyltransferase family 9 protein, translating to MNEAGERILIIKLGALGDFVQALGPMAAIRRHHQNRPGGAHVVLLTSKPYVDLARASGLFDDVWVDEERPKAWQIGRIRRLRQKLKSGKFTRVYDLQTSDRSSFYFHILGPGKRPEWSGIARGCSHPHDNSQRDLMHTIDRQKEQLAKAGIHDVGLSDLSFAAKDVSAFGIEKPFALLVPGGAPHRPAKRWPAERFAELANRLYAAGVTPVVLGGRAEQAIAALIEHDAPGTVNLCAKTDFIDIAVLARGAALAVGNDTGPMHMITLAGCPSVVVYSFESDPALCAQRGPRVKILRKESLEALSVAEVWDAGVRIGALDSHAAT from the coding sequence GTGAACGAAGCGGGCGAACGCATTCTCATCATCAAGCTGGGCGCATTGGGCGATTTCGTCCAAGCGTTGGGGCCCATGGCGGCGATTCGCCGCCATCATCAAAACCGCCCCGGCGGCGCGCATGTGGTGTTGCTGACGTCCAAGCCTTACGTCGATCTGGCCCGCGCCAGCGGTTTGTTCGACGATGTGTGGGTCGACGAAGAACGCCCCAAGGCGTGGCAGATCGGCCGCATCAGGCGGCTGCGCCAAAAGCTCAAGTCGGGAAAGTTTACCCGCGTGTACGATTTGCAGACGTCCGATCGCTCGAGCTTTTATTTTCATATTCTCGGTCCGGGCAAGCGTCCCGAGTGGTCGGGCATCGCGCGTGGTTGCTCGCACCCCCACGACAATAGCCAGCGCGATCTGATGCACACCATCGACCGGCAAAAGGAACAGCTGGCCAAGGCGGGCATCCACGATGTGGGGCTGTCGGACCTCAGCTTCGCGGCCAAGGACGTCAGCGCGTTCGGCATCGAAAAGCCGTTCGCGTTGCTGGTGCCCGGCGGCGCGCCGCACCGTCCGGCCAAGCGCTGGCCTGCGGAACGTTTCGCCGAGCTGGCCAATCGGCTGTATGCCGCGGGCGTCACCCCGGTGGTGCTGGGGGGGCGCGCCGAACAGGCGATCGCAGCGTTGATCGAACACGATGCGCCGGGAACCGTGAATTTGTGCGCCAAGACCGATTTCATCGACATTGCGGTATTGGCGCGCGGTGCGGCGCTGGCGGTCGGCAACGACACCGGGCCGATGCACATGATCACGCTGGCGGGCTGTCCCAGCGTGGTGGTCTATTCGTTCGAAAGCGACCCGGCGCTGTGTGCGCAACGCGGACCGCGCGTCAAAATCCTGCGCAAAGAGAGCCTTGAAGCGCTTTCCGTTGCTGAGGTTTGGGACGCCGGGGTGCGCATTGGCGCACTGGACTCGCACGCGGCGACATAA
- a CDS encoding glutathione S-transferase family protein — protein sequence MRTLYHNWLSPHCRKVRIVLGEKKLEFDLEVEKTWERREAFLRINPAGEVPVLVETAGTAISGGQVIAEYLDESTPNPPLLGANPMERAEVRRLCQWFDDKFDREVVVNLVGEKVMKRFLRLGSPDSTAIRAGKTNVKHHLAYIGYLVERRTWLAGDHFSLADITAGAHLSCIDYLGDVPWMDYPLAKDWYARIKSRPSFRPLLHDHIPGVPPPKHYSDLDF from the coding sequence ATGCGCACGCTTTATCACAATTGGCTATCGCCCCATTGCCGCAAAGTGCGGATCGTGTTGGGGGAAAAGAAGCTTGAATTCGATCTCGAGGTGGAAAAAACCTGGGAGCGCCGCGAGGCTTTTTTGCGCATCAACCCCGCCGGTGAAGTGCCGGTTCTGGTCGAAACCGCCGGTACGGCGATTTCCGGCGGACAGGTGATCGCGGAATATCTGGACGAATCGACCCCCAATCCGCCGTTGTTGGGCGCAAACCCGATGGAACGCGCCGAAGTGCGCCGTTTGTGTCAGTGGTTCGACGACAAATTCGACCGCGAAGTGGTGGTCAATCTGGTCGGCGAAAAGGTCATGAAACGATTCTTACGCCTCGGCTCGCCCGACAGCACGGCGATCCGTGCGGGCAAAACCAACGTCAAGCATCACCTCGCCTACATCGGCTATCTGGTCGAACGCCGCACCTGGCTGGCGGGCGATCATTTCTCGCTCGCCGACATCACCGCGGGCGCGCATCTGTCGTGCATCGATTATTTGGGCGATGTGCCGTGGATGGACTATCCGCTGGCCAAGGATTGGTACGCGCGCATCAAATCGCGCCCCAGCTTCCGTCCGTTGCTGCACGACCACATTCCCGGCGTGCCGCCGCCCAAGCACTATTCAGATTTGGATTTTTAG
- a CDS encoding SDR family oxidoreductase: MTQKTPHLFCFGLGYSASWLALDLQRQGWRVTGTHRPGDDGGAGALVFDRNHPLENFDKLFADVTHVLLSVPPDAAGDPVLDLHGDDLARHAQHQGGIIEWLGYLSTVGVYGDTGGKPVNETSRLLPTQERSRFRGLAETRWQNLAVRSRLPLHVFRLAGIYGPGRSPLDKVRAGRAQRISQPGHLFSRIHVADIAQVLKASMARPNPGGIYNVCDDDPAQPSDVIKYACELLGAPVPDEIPYEEAVKTMSPMAQTFWADNRLVMNDKIKDELGVVLDYPDYKSGLQAVLAVEGMKA; this comes from the coding sequence ATGACCCAAAAAACGCCCCATCTGTTTTGTTTCGGCCTCGGCTACAGCGCCAGCTGGCTGGCCCTAGATCTGCAACGCCAAGGTTGGCGCGTCACCGGCACCCATCGCCCCGGCGATGATGGCGGCGCGGGCGCGCTGGTGTTCGATCGCAACCACCCCTTGGAAAATTTCGACAAACTGTTCGCCGACGTTACCCATGTGTTGCTGTCGGTGCCGCCGGATGCGGCAGGTGATCCGGTGCTGGATCTGCACGGCGACGATCTGGCGCGCCATGCCCAACATCAAGGCGGCATTATCGAATGGCTGGGCTACCTGTCCACGGTCGGGGTTTACGGCGACACCGGCGGCAAGCCGGTCAACGAAACGTCCCGGCTGTTGCCGACCCAGGAACGTTCGCGCTTTCGCGGTCTGGCCGAAACCCGTTGGCAGAACCTCGCGGTGCGCAGCCGTTTGCCGCTGCACGTGTTTCGCCTGGCGGGCATTTACGGACCGGGACGCAGCCCCCTCGATAAGGTCCGCGCGGGTCGCGCCCAGCGCATCTCTCAGCCGGGGCATTTGTTTTCACGCATCCACGTCGCCGACATCGCTCAGGTCTTGAAGGCGTCGATGGCCAGGCCCAATCCGGGCGGCATCTACAACGTCTGCGACGACGACCCGGCCCAGCCCAGCGATGTCATCAAGTACGCCTGCGAGCTGCTGGGTGCGCCGGTGCCAGATGAAATTCCCTATGAAGAAGCGGTGAAAACCATGTCGCCCATGGCGCAAACCTTTTGGGCCGACAATCGCTTGGTGATGAATGACAAAATCAAGGACGAACTGGGCGTGGTGCTGGACTATCCCGACTACAAATCCGGCCTGCAAGCGGTGCTGGCGGTGGAAGGGATGAAGGCGTGA